TTGATATAATTAATATTTAGGTGATTTATTAATTAAGGAGGAAGAATTATGAGTTTATTCGAAAAATGGCAGCAATTAGCTGAGAATCATACAAGTGAGCAAGAGGAAGTTAAGTTTTGGGAAGAATACTTAAAATCAGAAGCTGGAGTATACGATAAGATTTTAAATAATAAAACTGATGTAATAAAAGGACAAGTTTGTGATCTGGCTAAAGAATATGAAATTAATGAAGAATACTTCATAGGATTTTTAGATGGAATTAGCGAGAGCACAAAAAATGAAATTAAATTAGAAGATTTAGAGTCAGACAGTGAAGTAACTGTAGAAATAGATTTTGAAAAACTATACTATAACATGAATGTAGTAGAAGCTCATTGGCTATATAACCTAGAGGGATGGAATAATATATTAACTGAAGAAAAAAGA
The window above is part of the Tepidibacter aestuarii genome. Proteins encoded here:
- a CDS encoding SEC-C metal-binding domain-containing protein; this translates as MSLFEKWQQLAENHTSEQEEVKFWEEYLKSEAGVYDKILNNKTDVIKGQVCDLAKEYEINEEYFIGFLDGISESTKNEIKLEDLESDSEVTVEIDFEKLYYNMNVVEAHWLYNLEGWNNILTEEKRKEIQKKYKSSKTVVKEQKIGRNDACPCNSGKKYKKCCGK